The bacterium (Candidatus Blackallbacteria) CG13_big_fil_rev_8_21_14_2_50_49_14 genome includes a window with the following:
- a CDS encoding PEBP family protein, giving the protein MAQTSGSLSIRGEVWVDNWFSLYLNGKPLLEDSVPITTERSFNAETFSFKSDYPFVLALVLKDYKANDTGLEYIGQPNQQMGDGGAIAQFTDMTTGQKVAVSNANWKCLVIHQAPLDKSCEKVSQPVAGKAPCTFNSQAEPSGWADPDFDDSQWEAAHIYSKAQVGPKDGYDQISWDSRAQFIWGSDLETDNTVLCRLRVEKPL; this is encoded by the coding sequence GTGGCCCAGACATCTGGAAGCCTGAGCATCAGAGGCGAAGTTTGGGTAGATAATTGGTTTTCTCTTTACCTCAATGGGAAGCCCTTGCTGGAAGATTCGGTGCCGATTACCACTGAGCGCTCTTTTAACGCTGAAACTTTCAGTTTTAAAAGTGATTACCCCTTTGTCTTGGCTCTGGTGCTCAAAGACTATAAAGCCAACGATACGGGCTTAGAATATATTGGCCAGCCCAATCAACAAATGGGAGATGGCGGGGCCATTGCCCAATTTACAGACATGACAACAGGTCAGAAAGTGGCTGTCAGCAATGCAAATTGGAAATGTCTGGTCATTCACCAAGCTCCCTTGGATAAAAGTTGTGAAAAAGTCTCCCAGCCAGTGGCAGGGAAGGCCCCTTGTACCTTTAACTCACAGGCAGAACCCAGTGGTTGGGCTGACCCGGATTTCGACGATAGCCAATGGGAGGCCGCCCATATTTATAGCAAAGCGCAAGTTGGCCCCAAAGACGGTTATGATCAAATCAGTTGGGACTCTCGGGCTCAATTTATCTGGGGGTCTGACCTGGAAACAGACAATACGGTATTATGCCGTTTACGTGTAGAGAAACCCCTTTAA